Proteins encoded by one window of Cytobacillus sp. IB215665:
- a CDS encoding chromate transporter: MIYWQIFLAFFIPGILGYGGGPASIPLVENEVVHRYHWLTVNEFSEVIAIGNALPGPIATKMAGYIGYQQGGVLGAVTAIFATVAPSLILMVTLLSILYKFKDSPKVKRMTAFIRPTIAVLLGLMAMRFFVNSYEGSGTLQTGILIILSYLLLERWKVHPAYVIVAALGYGAIFLGG, encoded by the coding sequence ATGATATATTGGCAAATATTCCTTGCTTTCTTCATACCAGGAATACTTGGGTACGGTGGTGGACCTGCTTCAATTCCGTTAGTAGAAAATGAGGTTGTACACCGTTATCATTGGTTAACTGTTAATGAATTTAGTGAAGTTATAGCAATTGGTAATGCATTGCCAGGTCCAATTGCTACAAAAATGGCTGGATATATAGGGTACCAACAAGGTGGTGTCCTTGGTGCAGTCACAGCGATTTTTGCGACTGTAGCACCTTCATTGATTTTAATGGTTACGTTATTAAGTATTTTATACAAATTTAAAGACTCGCCAAAAGTGAAGCGCATGACTGCTTTTATAAGGCCTACGATTGCTGTGCTACTAGGGTTAATGGCTATGCGCTTTTTTGTTAATTCGTATGAAGGCTCAGGTACACTTCAAACAGGTATCTTAATTATTCTAAGCTATTTGTTATTGGAAAGATGGAAAGTCCATCCAGCTTATGTGATTGTTGCAGCACTTGGCTATGGTGCGATTTTTCTAGGAGGATAA
- a CDS encoding DUF1659 domain-containing protein — protein sequence MAQAIITDSQLRIIYDLGTDEEGKQIFRNKNYNNVKTTATTDELYTAAEAIISLQENAVHRVERNDSQQLVQ from the coding sequence TTGGCGCAAGCAATTATAACTGATTCCCAATTACGGATTATTTACGATTTAGGCACTGATGAGGAAGGAAAGCAGATATTTCGAAATAAAAACTACAACAATGTAAAAACAACAGCAACAACAGATGAACTCTATACTGCTGCTGAAGCAATCATTAGTCTTCAGGAAAATGCAGTGCATCGTGTTGAAAGAAACGACTCTCAACAACTAGTTCAATAA
- a CDS encoding YbjQ family protein: MIVTTTNSLEGKKIESYLGIVTAEAIMGANVVRDFLASVTDIIGGRSGTYESKLAEGRRAAIAEMEGKAKQLGADAVIAVDLDFETLRDGMMMVVATGTAVKFAK, encoded by the coding sequence ATGATTGTAACAACAACAAATTCGTTAGAAGGTAAGAAAATTGAATCGTATTTAGGTATCGTCACAGCTGAGGCTATTATGGGTGCTAACGTCGTCCGAGACTTTTTAGCAAGTGTAACAGACATCATTGGCGGTAGAAGTGGGACATATGAGAGTAAGTTAGCTGAAGGACGTCGTGCGGCAATTGCTGAAATGGAAGGAAAAGCAAAGCAGTTAGGTGCTGATGCGGTAATTGCTGTAGACTTAGACTTTGAAACACTAAGAGATGGAATGATGATGGTTGTTGCTACAGGTACTGCAGTGAAATTTGCTAAATAG
- a CDS encoding YvrJ family protein, translating into MDQWLSYVSEVGFPIVISFYLLHRIEVKLDVVIRTIKSLQNNSGDEFLPSKRSS; encoded by the coding sequence ATGGATCAATGGCTCTCTTACGTTAGTGAAGTTGGCTTTCCCATTGTCATATCATTTTATTTATTACACCGTATTGAAGTTAAGCTTGATGTTGTGATACGAACCATTAAAAGCTTACAAAATAATAGTGGAGATGAGTTTTTACCGAGTAAGAGAAGTAGCTAA
- a CDS encoding isoprenylcysteine carboxyl methyltransferase family protein, producing the protein MIFTIFLTVIIIQRLSEIAIAKFNEKWMIAQGGIVIQQDRYPLIVLLHSCFFISLVVEVIYFGKTLSIAWPLLLSLFFLTQVIRVWALHSLGKHWNTKIIILPNVEYVTKGPYKYVQHPNYAVVIIEFILIPIMFEAYLTALVFTVLNAVVLKHRIKLEESMLAKYMNSTELNNKPRFIPLLKN; encoded by the coding sequence ATGATTTTTACTATTTTTTTAACTGTTATCATTATTCAACGACTGTCTGAAATTGCTATAGCAAAATTTAATGAAAAATGGATGATTGCTCAAGGTGGTATAGTCATTCAACAAGACCGTTATCCGCTCATCGTGTTACTACATAGTTGCTTCTTCATATCATTAGTTGTAGAAGTTATTTATTTTGGAAAAACGCTATCTATAGCTTGGCCCTTATTGTTAAGTTTGTTTTTTCTTACCCAAGTTATTCGAGTTTGGGCACTTCATTCGTTGGGTAAACATTGGAACACGAAGATCATCATTTTACCGAACGTAGAATATGTAACAAAAGGACCATATAAATATGTTCAACATCCAAATTATGCAGTAGTAATTATCGAGTTCATTCTTATTCCTATTATGTTTGAAGCTTATTTGACCGCCCTTGTTTTTACTGTATTAAATGCAGTGGTTCTAAAACATCGCATTAAACTTGAGGAAAGTATGCTAGCGAAATATATGAATAGTACAGAGCTAAATAATAAACCTAGATTCATTCCATTGCTGAAAAATTAA
- a CDS encoding histidine phosphatase family protein, whose amino-acid sequence MSKLQSNNNVTRLYITRHGQTEWNVLKRMQGRKDSPLTAYGVTQARTLGSRLENVNIGAVYSSPSGRTLETSKQIIGKRDIPIHTDVRLYEMAMGEWEGLTTDEVREKYPKESELFWSEPQFYESKSGENFLDVQKRSLDVLKYVINVNQGRDVLLVTHAVVLKTMMAYFENRPLEELWKGPFIHGASLSAVEIGDHNNEILLHGDTTHFEK is encoded by the coding sequence ATGAGTAAACTACAATCAAATAACAATGTAACACGCTTGTATATAACAAGACATGGTCAAACTGAATGGAATGTTTTAAAGAGGATGCAGGGTAGGAAAGATTCACCCCTAACAGCATATGGGGTTACACAGGCTCGAACCCTTGGGAGTAGGCTAGAAAATGTAAATATAGGTGCTGTATATTCTAGCCCAAGTGGTCGCACATTAGAAACTAGTAAACAAATCATAGGAAAACGAGATATCCCCATACATACAGATGTTCGCTTGTATGAAATGGCAATGGGCGAATGGGAAGGGTTAACGACCGATGAAGTTAGAGAAAAATATCCGAAGGAAAGTGAGTTGTTTTGGTCAGAGCCACAGTTTTATGAAAGCAAATCTGGTGAAAACTTTTTGGACGTTCAAAAACGCAGCTTGGATGTGCTTAAATATGTTATAAATGTGAATCAAGGAAGAGATGTATTGCTTGTTACACATGCGGTTGTGCTTAAAACGATGATGGCCTATTTTGAAAATAGACCTCTCGAAGAACTATGGAAAGGTCCATTTATACATGGTGCAAGTTTATCTGCTGTGGAAATAGGTGATCATAACAACGAAATACTATTGCATGGTGATACGACTCACTTTGAGAAGTGA
- a CDS encoding methyl-accepting chemotaxis protein — translation MNSVGKKLTLSFAVIIVGLFFVGGLGIYQQQQMNEKTEKITTKWLPSVESINKLNYMKEHLFRLELTYINKQEKNIINKMDYTIEKIGEEIELYQNKGLLIEENRLFSEFVSLWEKYINFHYDFIDRIDEMGDNQDIDEINEMVNTASKIFNNTNVYIEKLLAINKDEAIKASEESTAVFKQMRLLAIVVSIAIIVITVILLLVLRRSIKKPLLHVLYGLDSLAKGDFSIDPLQVKTKDEIGKLGTAFNVMGKNVANLIRSVIKNVEQVAASSQQLTASAEQTSRASEQISNDIQEITSGAEQQMTGAKESSTAINEISKGMTEVTASIQSVAQASEIAKEKATSGSAVVTQTVEQMNLVHDKVEATSIVLDAFGEKSNQIGQIVSLITDIAEQTNLLALNAAIEAARAGEHGRGFAVVADEVRKLAEESGRAANKIHHIINEVQVESTKAITAMNAGTSAVRDGINLVNQTGQAFSEIESSIKGIAIQSLEVSTVVEQVNTNAQSIISVVEHTSSIAEQAAASTQHVAAAAEEQNATMEEVASSAEALSHLAMELQESINQFKV, via the coding sequence ATGAATTCAGTTGGAAAAAAGCTCACATTATCATTTGCAGTTATAATAGTAGGATTGTTCTTTGTTGGAGGTCTAGGTATTTATCAACAACAACAAATGAATGAAAAAACAGAAAAAATCACGACAAAGTGGTTGCCTAGTGTCGAATCAATTAATAAATTGAATTATATGAAGGAGCATTTATTCAGATTAGAACTTACATATATAAATAAACAAGAAAAAAACATAATAAATAAAATGGATTATACGATTGAGAAAATAGGCGAAGAAATTGAGTTGTATCAAAATAAAGGTCTGTTAATTGAAGAAAATAGATTGTTTAGTGAATTTGTGTCATTGTGGGAAAAATACATCAACTTTCATTATGATTTTATCGATAGAATAGACGAGATGGGAGACAACCAGGATATCGATGAAATTAATGAAATGGTAAACACTGCTAGTAAAATTTTTAATAACACAAACGTATATATTGAGAAATTATTAGCCATTAACAAAGATGAAGCGATAAAAGCAAGCGAGGAAAGTACAGCTGTTTTTAAACAAATGAGATTGTTGGCAATTGTTGTATCGATAGCAATTATCGTAATAACAGTTATATTGTTACTTGTTTTAAGAAGAAGCATAAAAAAACCATTATTACATGTATTGTATGGACTAGATAGTCTTGCAAAAGGAGATTTCTCGATAGATCCTTTACAAGTGAAAACTAAGGATGAAATTGGTAAGTTAGGTACTGCATTTAATGTAATGGGTAAGAACGTTGCAAATTTAATCCGCAGTGTGATAAAGAACGTTGAACAGGTTGCTGCATCCTCTCAACAACTTACTGCAAGTGCTGAACAAACTAGTAGAGCTAGTGAACAAATTTCTAACGATATTCAAGAAATTACTAGTGGTGCAGAGCAGCAAATGACTGGTGCAAAAGAATCTTCAACTGCGATAAATGAGATTTCTAAAGGAATGACAGAGGTAACTGCTTCAATTCAATCAGTTGCACAAGCATCTGAAATTGCGAAAGAAAAAGCTACATCAGGATCAGCAGTCGTTACTCAAACAGTTGAACAGATGAATCTCGTTCACGATAAGGTAGAAGCAACCTCAATTGTCCTTGATGCATTTGGGGAAAAATCTAACCAAATTGGACAAATTGTCTCATTAATAACTGATATTGCTGAACAAACTAATTTATTGGCATTAAATGCAGCTATAGAGGCTGCTAGGGCTGGAGAGCATGGGCGTGGTTTTGCAGTAGTTGCTGATGAAGTTCGTAAACTCGCGGAGGAGTCTGGTCGTGCTGCTAACAAGATACATCACATTATAAATGAAGTGCAAGTTGAATCTACGAAAGCAATTACAGCAATGAATGCTGGTACAAGTGCTGTTCGAGATGGGATAAACCTCGTCAACCAAACTGGTCAAGCGTTCAGTGAGATTGAATCTAGTATAAAGGGCATTGCAATTCAATCACTAGAAGTATCTACTGTCGTTGAACAAGTGAACACTAACGCTCAAAGTATTATATCTGTAGTTGAACATACTTCATCGATTGCAGAACAAGCTGCTGCAAGTACACAACATGTTGCAGCGGCTGCTGAAGAACAAAATGCTACGATGGAGGAGGTAGCATCGTCTGCAGAAGCTTTAAGCCATTTAGCGATGGAACTTCAGGAGTCTATTAACCAATTTAAAGTATAA
- a CDS encoding DUF2922 domain-containing protein, which produces MAKTLELKFENEEGKVGTIFIENPTEPVDTTLVSSVMDTILSSDVFTSSGGGFIRKKGARVVERNVTDIQIL; this is translated from the coding sequence TTGGCAAAAACTTTAGAGCTGAAGTTTGAGAATGAAGAAGGAAAAGTAGGTACAATCTTTATTGAAAACCCAACAGAACCAGTTGATACTACGCTTGTATCTTCAGTCATGGATACAATCCTTTCATCAGACGTATTCACTTCATCTGGTGGGGGATTTATTAGAAAAAAAGGTGCCCGTGTTGTAGAACGGAATGTAACAGACATTCAAATACTCTAA
- the ggt gene encoding gamma-glutamyltransferase, whose protein sequence is MSIDFLSYPYSSQRMTTIARKGMVATSQPLAAQAGLDILKKGGNAIDAAIATAACLTVVEPTSNGIGGDAFALVWTKGELHGLNASGPAPKNISIDAVKSRGYEKMPKFGWLPVTVPGAPSAWAELSKKFGKLPLSDVLAPAIEYAEKGFPISPVLGKYWNSAYKIFKKIFTDKEFTHWFETFAPEGRAPEIGELWRSQGHAETLRLIAETNGESFYRGELAEKIAAYSKQYDGFLAWEDLAAYKPEWVRPISVNYRGYDVWEIPPNGQGLIALMALNTLKGFNFSNKDDVNTYHKQIEAMKLAFTDGKAYITDPDHMSTSVNQLLSDEYGQIRRNEITEQAILPEAGKPPKGGTVYLATADEEGNMVSFIQSNYMGFGSGLVVPGTGIALQNRGQEFSLDETHENALQPGKKTYHTIIPGFLTKDNEAVGPFGVMGGYMQPQGHLQVVMNMIDFHLNPQAALDAPRWQWIDGKKVRVEHNFPNHIAQQLARKGHEIEIATDRGEFGRGQIICRDKQTGVLSGGTESRTDGTIAAY, encoded by the coding sequence ATGAGTATAGATTTCTTAAGTTATCCTTATTCTTCACAACGAATGACAACTATAGCCCGCAAAGGTATGGTAGCCACATCACAACCTTTGGCAGCTCAAGCTGGCTTAGATATTTTGAAAAAAGGTGGAAATGCCATTGATGCAGCCATAGCAACAGCAGCATGTTTAACTGTTGTAGAACCAACTTCAAATGGTATTGGCGGCGATGCTTTTGCATTAGTTTGGACGAAAGGCGAGCTGCATGGTCTAAATGCAAGTGGCCCAGCTCCTAAAAATATTTCAATTGATGCAGTTAAATCGAGGGGCTATGAGAAAATGCCTAAATTTGGTTGGTTACCGGTTACCGTACCTGGTGCGCCAAGTGCATGGGCAGAGCTATCAAAAAAATTCGGCAAACTTCCATTGAGTGATGTCTTAGCACCAGCAATCGAATATGCTGAAAAGGGGTTTCCGATATCACCTGTATTAGGTAAGTATTGGAATTCTGCTTACAAAATATTTAAAAAAATATTTACTGATAAAGAATTTACTCACTGGTTTGAAACGTTTGCTCCTGAAGGAAGGGCACCTGAAATTGGGGAGCTTTGGCGTTCTCAAGGACATGCGGAAACTTTACGTTTAATTGCTGAAACAAATGGAGAGAGCTTTTATCGAGGGGAACTTGCAGAAAAAATCGCAGCTTACTCAAAACAATATGATGGCTTTTTAGCATGGGAAGATCTTGCAGCATATAAACCGGAATGGGTAAGACCTATTTCAGTTAATTATCGTGGTTATGATGTGTGGGAGATCCCGCCTAATGGACAAGGCCTTATTGCTCTAATGGCACTTAACACACTAAAAGGATTTAATTTCTCAAATAAAGACGATGTTAATACATATCATAAACAAATCGAAGCAATGAAACTGGCATTTACTGATGGTAAAGCGTATATAACTGATCCAGACCATATGTCTACTTCCGTTAACCAACTATTGTCTGATGAATATGGACAAATTAGGCGAAACGAAATTACTGAACAAGCTATATTACCAGAAGCTGGGAAACCACCGAAAGGCGGTACTGTTTATTTAGCTACAGCTGATGAAGAAGGAAATATGGTTTCATTCATCCAAAGTAATTATATGGGTTTTGGATCAGGTTTAGTTGTTCCTGGCACTGGTATTGCTCTGCAAAACCGTGGACAAGAGTTCTCGCTCGACGAAACACACGAAAACGCACTACAACCTGGCAAAAAAACTTACCACACAATTATTCCAGGATTTTTAACGAAAGATAATGAGGCGGTAGGACCATTTGGTGTAATGGGAGGATATATGCAGCCCCAAGGTCATTTACAAGTCGTAATGAATATGATTGACTTTCATTTAAATCCACAAGCAGCGCTTGATGCCCCTAGGTGGCAGTGGATTGATGGTAAAAAAGTAAGAGTAGAGCATAACTTCCCGAATCATATAGCTCAACAACTAGCTCGAAAAGGTCATGAGATTGAAATTGCAACAGATCGTGGAGAGTTTGGTCGTGGGCAAATTATTTGTCGTGACAAGCAAACAGGAGTGCTCTCAGGTGGTACAGAGTCACGTACAGATGGTACAATTGCGGCATATTAG
- a CDS encoding TIGR03943 family putative permease subunit, which produces MKFSYQQAVRAMILLTFSAMLFKLHFTGDITKFINPKYVGLSQSASIIFLILFFIQITRIWSVKEYSHEHCSHEDHNCGHDHGNSAFNVKKLISYMIIIVPLLTGFFLPPKILDSSIAAKKGGMAVLSSQKSSQKDTNNTPANDTNDDNTQSDTSINDNTQSDASIDDNLVNPNITESQKEMSKEEFDQLIQMLEATPIIEMNDFVYNAYYEEISKDVTKFKGRDIELKGFVYKEDGFEENQLVISRFLITHCVADASIIGFLSEFKEASSIEQDTWIEAKGVLDITTYNGMELPYIKITEWKKISVPKEPYLYPISVKIL; this is translated from the coding sequence ATGAAATTTTCTTATCAGCAGGCTGTTAGAGCAATGATATTATTAACGTTTTCAGCGATGCTCTTTAAGCTACATTTTACAGGAGACATTACAAAGTTTATCAATCCCAAATATGTCGGTTTAAGTCAGTCCGCTTCAATCATCTTTTTAATTTTGTTTTTTATCCAAATAACAAGAATCTGGAGTGTTAAAGAATATAGCCACGAGCATTGTTCACATGAAGACCATAACTGTGGACATGACCATGGCAATTCAGCTTTTAACGTAAAAAAGTTAATATCCTATATGATTATTATTGTTCCTTTATTAACTGGGTTCTTTCTTCCTCCAAAGATTCTCGATTCCTCTATTGCTGCTAAAAAAGGAGGTATGGCGGTTTTATCCAGCCAGAAATCTTCCCAGAAAGATACAAATAATACACCAGCAAATGATACGAATGACGATAATACACAAAGTGATACATCGATTAATGATAACACACAAAGTGATGCTTCGATTGATGATAACCTTGTCAATCCTAATATTACGGAAAGCCAGAAAGAAATGTCAAAGGAAGAATTTGATCAACTTATACAAATGCTAGAGGCGACTCCTATAATTGAAATGAATGATTTTGTTTATAATGCCTACTATGAAGAAATCAGTAAAGATGTCACTAAATTCAAAGGAAGAGATATTGAATTAAAGGGATTTGTTTACAAGGAGGATGGATTTGAAGAAAACCAGCTTGTTATATCGAGATTTCTAATTACTCATTGTGTAGCAGATGCTAGCATCATCGGCTTCCTCTCAGAATTCAAGGAAGCTTCTAGTATTGAACAGGATACATGGATCGAGGCGAAAGGAGTATTGGATATCACGACCTATAATGGAATGGAACTTCCTTACATCAAAATTACTGAGTGGAAAAAAATAAGTGTTCCTAAGGAACCTTATCTATATCCAATCAGTGTTAAAATCTTATAA
- the fbpA gene encoding Fur-regulated basic protein FbpA: MKKLRALTLAGAITLSGLTTNNVLANSEEQTDTSKVIYSETTSKETKHEDDKKQSNANMSAVNIDANNIPLETMKKIMNTVDEENESSIHETIQDLGISILIDNGVFKSPDDRHLYELNQSELFTLLESVYLQKEVSI, translated from the coding sequence ATGAAAAAACTTAGAGCCTTAACATTAGCAGGTGCAATTACATTGAGCGGACTAACTACAAACAATGTACTTGCAAACAGTGAAGAGCAAACTGACACATCGAAAGTTATTTACTCTGAAACAACAAGCAAAGAGACAAAACATGAAGATGATAAAAAACAATCTAATGCAAATATGTCAGCGGTAAATATTGACGCTAATAATATTCCACTTGAAACAATGAAAAAAATAATGAATACAGTCGACGAAGAAAACGAAAGTTCAATACATGAGACAATACAAGATTTAGGGATATCTATACTTATAGATAATGGGGTTTTCAAATCACCTGACGATCGCCACCTCTATGAACTTAATCAAAGTGAATTATTCACATTATTAGAATCAGTTTATTTGCAGAAAGAGGTATCAATATGA
- a CDS encoding chromate transporter, which translates to MKQIHLFLAFFRVGMLGYGGGPSSIPLVHKEVVEKYKWMNDDEFADVLALGNALPGPIATKMAGYIGYRVAGILGMINAVLATIVPTIFLMILLLTSLTSVKDQPWVIGMTKAVIPVVGVMLAVLTWQFLNNAQKGLGWTKTIFLALVSLLLLEVLNVHPGVIIAILLLVALMKKDKIGGASK; encoded by the coding sequence ATGAAGCAAATACACCTTTTTTTAGCATTTTTTAGAGTTGGTATGCTAGGTTATGGTGGTGGTCCGTCCAGTATTCCACTAGTACATAAGGAAGTCGTGGAAAAATATAAATGGATGAACGATGATGAGTTTGCAGATGTATTAGCTTTGGGCAACGCGCTACCTGGCCCCATTGCTACGAAGATGGCGGGATATATTGGTTATCGTGTCGCTGGTATATTAGGGATGATTAATGCAGTACTAGCGACAATTGTTCCAACAATTTTCCTGATGATTCTGTTATTAACATCATTAACATCTGTCAAAGACCAACCGTGGGTTATTGGGATGACAAAAGCGGTAATTCCAGTGGTTGGGGTTATGCTAGCTGTATTAACATGGCAGTTTTTAAATAACGCTCAAAAAGGACTGGGCTGGACAAAGACAATTTTTTTAGCGCTTGTTAGTTTATTGTTATTAGAAGTATTGAACGTACACCCTGGAGTCATTATTGCCATTTTATTGTTGGTAGCTCTCATGAAAAAAGATAAAATAGGAGGGGCTTCCAAATGA
- a CDS encoding aspartate kinase, whose protein sequence is MKVAKFGGSSVASAEQFRKVASIITADVQRKFVVVSAPGKRHKEDTKMTDMLITLAEKVIERDTYEDAQAAILQRYAEIAAGLELSSNIVSEIEKSIKNVIESYQDDDEQFLDRIKASGEDNNAKLMAYYLDHLGFEANYVNPKEAGIIVSEEPGNANILPESYENLYKLRNRSGFLIIPGFFGYSPKGQLVTFSRGGSDITGAIVAAGVHADLYENFTDVDSIYCVNPNIVNQPKDIKELSYREMRELSYAGFSVFHDEALQPVFKAKIPVCVKNTNNPEAEGTLILSEREIGENPVVGIASDTGFCSIFVSKFLMNREIGFGRRLLQILEDEGVSYEHTPSGIDNMSIILREHQLDGLKEDKLLDRIQTELHVDDISIERNLAMIMVVGEGMNHSIGIASKATEAFAKAEVNIEMINQGSSEVSMMFGVKASAVDRAVRSLYKNFYK, encoded by the coding sequence ATGAAAGTGGCAAAATTTGGTGGTAGTTCAGTAGCGAGTGCTGAGCAATTTAGAAAGGTAGCTTCAATAATAACAGCAGACGTACAGAGAAAGTTTGTCGTAGTTTCTGCTCCTGGCAAGAGGCATAAGGAAGATACTAAAATGACTGATATGCTAATTACACTAGCAGAAAAAGTTATAGAGAGAGACACGTATGAAGATGCTCAAGCTGCAATTTTACAGCGATATGCTGAGATAGCTGCAGGTCTAGAGTTATCAAGTAATATTGTTTCAGAAATTGAAAAGAGTATTAAAAATGTAATTGAATCTTATCAAGATGATGATGAGCAATTTTTAGATAGAATAAAAGCGAGTGGTGAAGACAATAACGCAAAGCTAATGGCATATTATTTGGATCACTTAGGCTTTGAGGCAAATTATGTTAATCCGAAAGAAGCAGGGATTATTGTGAGTGAGGAGCCGGGAAACGCAAATATTTTACCTGAATCATACGAAAATTTATACAAACTTAGGAACAGAAGTGGATTTTTAATCATACCAGGTTTTTTTGGTTACTCTCCTAAAGGACAATTAGTTACATTCTCTAGAGGTGGATCAGATATAACTGGGGCTATTGTTGCGGCTGGCGTCCATGCAGATCTTTATGAAAACTTTACTGATGTTGATTCTATATATTGTGTAAATCCAAATATTGTTAATCAACCGAAAGACATAAAAGAATTATCATACCGTGAAATGCGTGAACTATCTTATGCTGGCTTTTCGGTCTTTCATGACGAGGCATTACAGCCAGTATTTAAGGCTAAAATACCGGTTTGTGTAAAGAATACGAATAATCCTGAAGCAGAAGGCACACTCATTTTATCTGAAAGAGAAATTGGTGAAAATCCAGTTGTTGGGATTGCTAGTGATACAGGGTTTTGTAGTATTTTTGTGAGTAAATTTTTAATGAATAGAGAAATAGGTTTTGGGAGAAGGTTGTTGCAAATTCTGGAAGATGAAGGTGTGTCGTATGAACATACTCCTTCGGGAATTGATAATATGTCAATAATATTACGCGAGCATCAGCTAGATGGATTAAAAGAAGATAAGTTGCTAGACAGAATTCAAACAGAATTGCACGTAGACGATATATCTATTGAGAGAAATTTAGCTATGATTATGGTTGTTGGTGAAGGTATGAATCATAGTATAGGTATAGCCTCAAAAGCTACTGAAGCATTTGCTAAAGCTGAAGTGAATATTGAAATGATCAACCAAGGGTCTTCTGAGGTGAGCATGATGTTTGGGGTTAAAGCATCAGCTGTCGACAGAGCAGTACGCTCATTATATAAGAACTTTTACAAATAA
- a CDS encoding type III polyketide synthase, with product MPKVISISKYIPPYQINQLATKEIAQELFKDKITNIDRYLRVFENTEIEKRHFTKNVDWYKQEHTFEEKNNIYIESSVQYGSEAIKNCLQNDVYLNEQINFEEIDAIFFVSSTGIATPTIEAKIMNILPFSNHTKRIPIWGLGCAGGVAGLSRAFDYCKAYPHSKVIVLSIELCSLTFQKNDASKSNIIGMSLFADGVAALCVVGDEINADQLSKLNTLPHISCTQSVFMKKSEDIMGWDVTNDGLSVIFSRHIPTLVNSWLSPVVHSFLEQHNLNINDINHFIAHPGGKKVIEAYKNCLHMSDDLLQPSITVLQQYGNMSSPTVLYVLDLVMRQHIKQGSLGLAIALGPGFSAELALLTWK from the coding sequence ATGCCAAAAGTTATATCAATAAGTAAGTATATTCCTCCTTATCAAATTAACCAATTAGCAACTAAAGAAATTGCACAAGAGCTATTTAAAGATAAAATAACTAACATTGATAGGTATCTTCGTGTATTTGAGAATACTGAAATTGAGAAACGTCATTTTACTAAAAATGTTGATTGGTACAAGCAGGAGCATACGTTTGAAGAAAAAAATAATATTTATATTGAAAGTTCAGTACAATACGGGTCTGAAGCAATTAAAAATTGTTTACAAAACGATGTATATTTGAACGAACAGATAAATTTCGAAGAGATCGATGCAATCTTCTTCGTATCAAGCACAGGAATTGCGACACCAACGATAGAAGCAAAAATTATGAATATCCTACCTTTTTCTAATCATACGAAGCGTATTCCTATATGGGGATTAGGGTGTGCTGGTGGGGTAGCAGGCTTATCTCGTGCATTTGACTATTGTAAAGCATATCCTCATTCAAAGGTCATCGTATTATCAATTGAATTATGCAGTTTAACATTTCAAAAAAACGATGCATCAAAAAGTAACATAATCGGAATGTCATTATTTGCTGATGGAGTTGCTGCCTTATGTGTTGTAGGGGATGAAATAAATGCTGATCAATTATCTAAACTGAATACTCTCCCACATATTTCGTGCACTCAGTCAGTGTTTATGAAAAAATCGGAAGACATAATGGGATGGGATGTAACGAATGATGGACTTTCAGTAATCTTTTCAAGACATATCCCTACATTAGTAAATTCTTGGCTGTCACCTGTTGTCCATTCTTTTTTAGAACAACACAACTTAAACATTAATGACATAAATCATTTTATTGCTCATCCAGGAGGAAAAAAAGTCATTGAGGCTTATAAGAATTGTTTACATATGAGTGATGACTTATTACAACCATCGATAACAGTTCTTCAGCAATATGGCAATATGTCATCCCCAACTGTTTTGTATGTACTTGATTTAGTTATGCGACAACATATAAAGCAAGGATCACTAGGCTTAGCCATTGCATTGGGACCAGGATTTTCAGCCGAATTAGCACTATTAACATGGAAATAA